The DNA sequence CGCAGCTCTTTATATAATTTCACAGCCACTTTGGGAATTTGTACAGAAAGCTGTAAATAGTGACAGTCAAGAAAATGTGAACATTCTCATTTGATTAAATACTTCCTCTCAGACCCGTTGTTTCGAGTGGAATATATTAAATTCGAAGTCAAATTCTAAAACTTTATTTACAAATGACTGTAAATTTAGAATTGAGGTTACACTATATATTAAACGAAGTGTATAATGAAATTATTTCTTATTAAACTATATTAACTTCAGATTTAAGATATACCTTAAATATATTAAGATATATAGATTTTAAAATATTAAGATATTAAGATTTTAAGTTATATCTTAAATTAAGATATATCTTGCAGAGCTTTGTCTGGATATATATATGGACACACTTGACTGAGTACCTGGGAGTGGGGTCGACCAGGTCATCTCCCGAAAGTTGTTTCATTTTAACGTGGGAGCCTGTTTCGACTCTCTGCCTGGGTTGCCTTGAGGGGGAACTTACTCCTTTTATTGGGTCATTGGGGCCGTCCTCAATGCCCCCCAAACGAACCCAATGACTGCTTGGTCATTGGGTCCGCAGACATATTTTTTAGTAcagtttttttattaatattattttacatGTCGttttctaactttttttttttttagtgaggggaacatcagatcatttaaccgctagtgtggtctagtggttaaagaACCTGggatgtggagttttcagttgcatattggcttggggaccattcaatatatatatatatatatatatatatatatatatatatatatatatatatatatatatatatatatatatatatatatatatatatatatatatatgtcgtacctagtagccagaacgcacttttcagcctactatgcaaggcccgatttgcctaataagccaagttttcctgaattaatatattttctctaatttttttcttatgaaatgataaagctacccatttcgttatgtatgaggtcattcttttttaattgaagttaaaattaacgtagatatatgaccaaacctaaccaaccctacctaacctaacctgacctatctttataggttaggttaggttaggtagccgaaaaagttaggttaggttaggttaggtttgttaggtagtcgaaaaaacattaattcatgaaaacttggcttattaggcaaatcgggccttgcatagtaggctgagaagtgcgttctggctactaggtacgacatatatatatatatatatatatatatatatatatatatatatgtatatatatatatatatatatatatatatatatatatatatatatatatatatatgtatgtatatatatatatatatatatatatatatatatatatatatatatatatatatatatatatatatatatatatatgtcgtacgtagGTTCGTACGTAGCccctcagttatatatatatatatatatatatatatatatatatatatatatatatatatatatatatatatatacatatatatatatcaaataattTACCTGAATAGAACACAGTCCTCACTTGAAAGTTCCAAATGACCTTGCTGGAATTTTTACTATTCATGTTTTTCACTTGATGTTTCACGTTCAGTGGCTTAAATCTAACCTAAATGATACACTTGACTACATAACCCGAATGCACTCgggcatggaggggggggggggggaggggttgaatgAGTTCATTAACACTCTCCTATACTTTTcttgctgatgttgttgttgttgttttagattcagctactcggaacaaaaaagttgcaagtagcacgggctatggtgagcccgaagtggtcacctggcacaggagccgggCTGTATCTCACGCTTTTGTcggatggtggtacagtggtacagcacggtAGTCGTTCTGTAGTTATAGTCGTTGGTAGTCGTGGACTATTTCCCAGGCAGCGCTTGGTGGTCAACTTGGGCCCGGATACCAactcttttgtacagtcagttgtGGTCTAGTGGCTAAAGTACTTGAtgcgccaaggtgcatagtgctcctggctgtctaggTTCGAattcttctggggtgtggagtttttgtACCTTTCAAGCTCatttgcacatatatatatatatatatatatatatatatatatatatatatatatatatatatatatatatatatatatatatatacataatataacaGAAACTCTTCTCCTATGAAAGATCGATCATTGGCTAGCTAAGTGGCATGGCCAGTATGCTAACTAATACACCACCCGCAGATCGTTAAAAAGGACAGAAAAtcgggccaaagagccaaagctcagacCTCTCAAGCTCTATTAGGTGAGAacaacaactaggtaagtacacacctacacacacacacacacacacacacacacacacacacacacacacacacacacacacacacacacacacacacacaatgagccacagagatattagaaagaacttttttagtgtcagagtggttgacaaatggggatgcattaggaagtgatgtgttggaggctgactccatacacagcttcaagtgtagatatgatagagcccagtaggctcaggaacctgaacacctgttgattgacggttgagaggcgggaccaaagagccagagctcaacccccgcaagcacaattaggtaagtacaattaggtaagtacacacctacacacacacacacacaaacagtccaCAAAGAAAACACATCAAAACACAGTCATTACAAGTAGTTCAAAAGAGAACTCCAGCCCCACAAGTGACAGGAGAAGGCCCACTCAGCCCCACAAGTGACAGGAGAAGGCCCACTCAGCCCCACAAGTGACAGGAGAAGGCCCACTCAGCCCCACAAGTGACAGGAGAAGGCCCACTCAGCCCCACAAGTGACAGGAGAAGGCCTACTCAGCCCCACAAGTGACAGGAGAAGGCCCACTCAGCCCCACAAGTGACAGGAGAAGGCCCACTCAGCCCCACAAGTGACAGGAGAAGGCCCACTCAGCCCCACCGTGAAGACAGGCCTCatcaccccccatccccccctcgcTCTCATAAGGAAGTTGACTTGAACTTTAACACTTGAACTTTAACTTCGCTTAACTCGGTGAATGTTGCCATTCTAGCGTGGCTGGAGGCTGCAAAGTAAGTTGCAGCGCCACTTTCATTGGAGGTTCTGTTTTTGTATGTCCCACCTCGCTCCTGCAACACCTCGGCGATGTATTTTTTAAGTGGCCACTTCTGGTATCGCCTGTGTGCATGTTGATCCTGCAATTGCAGGtatcttccctggaaacacaaaccgaaactgtctctattttccgcttgttacaacttgtaataaagttgttacatcttggcttaacgtgtttatgacgtattagaacgttgttacaacttgtaataaagttgttacatcttggcttaacgtgtttatgacgtattagaacgttgttacaacttgtaataaagttgttacatcttggcttaacgtgtttatgacgtattagaacgttgttacaacttgctatattggttgttacaactggttaggtggtgttaaaacttgttcgaacgttgtaccaacgtcgtagtttcggtgtgtgtttggcgggttatgcAGTTGCTGACATCAGGTTCATCATATGATTGATGGCGGCATCCAGCCAAATacacaccaaaactacgacgttggtacaacgttcgagcaagttttaacaccacctaaccagttataacaaccaatataacaagttgtaacaacgttctaatacgtcataaacacgttaagccaagatgtaacaactttattacaagttgtaacaagcggaaaatagagacagtttcggtttgtgtttggcgggaagggagccggtcggccaagcagacagcacactgggcttgtgatcctgtggtcctgggttcgatcccaggcgccggcgagaaacaatgggcagtttctttcaccctatgcccctgttacctagcagtaaaaataggtacctgggtgttagtcagctgtcacgggctgcttcctgggggtggaggcctggtcgaggaccgggccgcgggacactaaaaagccccgaaatcgtctcaagataacctcaagatgtgccTAATCTTGCAATTAAAGGCAACACGGGAATCGCTATAAATAAGATTACAAATATCCACACAAAATAGTACACGTAAGGACATaaattaagtaataataataattactattAATTAATATCTCTTTAGTTAATGGTCTTTAATTAGATAAGTTTAAATTCAATAAAGTCATGGCTAAATAATGGTTTGGGAACaagttttttgttttatttatagtACAAAAACCCGGAAACATATTAGTCGTCGGATCACTTGATTGTTTTAAGCGTAGGCTAGACAAAGAGATGAGTAAGTTTTCGTGTAAACAAATATTAGCTGCTACGTATAGGGGGTCAATACGCCCTCTacagctttctttttctcttaGATTATCGGAGTGTATAATATATTCATCAAAGCATGCATAGTTATGAATAATGCCGTGaacaccacccacacatacaTAGCAGCGAGccttgcatacatatatatacatcgtACCATACCCGGATACATATTTATACACAGTACCATACCCGGATACAGTCTTATGATACGTTGGTATATATGTGTTATCATCCCAGGACACGGTACCAGGCCAATAAGGTCGTATATACCTGTCCTTGCTGTCTATACCTGGCATGATAATGCTTATGTAGAAGTCAACCTGTTGAACGCTCCACTAGACGACATCCTGTAGAACGCTCCACTAGACGAACACCTGTAGAACGCTCCACTAGACGACATCCTGTAGAACGCTCCACTAGACAAACACCTGTAGAACGCTCCACTAGACGACAACCTGTAGAACGCTCCACTAGACGAACACCTGTAGAACGCTCCACTAGACGACAACCTGTAGAACGCTCCACTAGACGACAACCTGTAGAACGCTCCACTAGACGACAACCTGTAGAACGCTCCACTAGACGACAACCTGTAGAACGCTCCACTAGACAAACACCTGTAGAACGCTCCACTAGACGAGCACCTGTAGAACGCTCCACTGCACGACAACTTGTTGAACGCACCTCCAGACGCCATCCTGTAGAACGCTCCACTAGACGTCAACCTGTAGAACGTACCTCTAGACGCCATCCGGTAGAACGCTCCTGTATAGACGATAATCTCAGTGGCACGTTTTTGTAGATTTCATCTCATTTTGTTTCTAAACTGCATGACTTGCACAGCGATCTCTAACCGGATCGGATACGAGGTGAACCGGTTATAAATCTTTTAGGTCGGTTAATCTTACAGATGGGGGATGAGCTTCTCCCGTGAGCGGTTGTAGAATCTGTATCTAAGATGTTATTGGATTAAATAGATTAGTGTATAAACTCAGGTGTTGTCAGATGTTTTGGGTTTGGCATGTGTTGGCAAGCCTGTGTTGCCATATATGATGTGAGTCATGTGTTGCTATTGATGATATGTGGCACTATGTTGCGCCCAACATGATATGAGGTAAGCCAGATTAATCACTAATTAAGAAAATACATAGAAAAGAGATAATTTatattcgtaagtgctttcgtgtctTGATATATTATCATGGAATGTATAACATAAAACATTTTCTTgttatccttttttttttttggcccttATTTCGAACATGTATTTAAGCGCCAGGAAGCTATTTGCTATCTTTGATTCATTTATTAAGTACAGTTCTTGTCTTTTGAACACTTTCCTATCAGATAATTCCGACTCTCAGCATCCCAAGAAAGCATAGGTCTTAGAAACAGGCTCGTCCCGACTAAACTTTCATTCCGATGCTTCCTCTTACTGCATTAAAAAAAAAGATATTTAAGGTAAAGatatgtaagatatttaaaggtaaAAAAAAGAAGTTTTCTCGGTGTAAAAATAACAGAAAGTTATAGCATCTGAATGCTATATATATTGGTTGAAATGGTTGAAATATTTCAACCGGTTCTCTGTACATATAAGAAAAACAAATTACGACTTtactaaataaaatataaaagaagTTAGTCAAATTTACACCAGCCCAAAATAGCAATACAGTTTTAATAAGTCTTTTTGTGTTGCATACTATTGGAGGTTATCCAGCTGTGTACATAAGTattaattacatatatatatatatatatatatatatatatatatatatatatatatatatatatatatatatatatatatatgtcgtacctaatagccagaacgcacttctatgcctactattcaaggtccgatttgcctaataagccaagttttcatgaattaattgtttttcgactacctaacctacctaacctaacctaacctacctttttcggctacctaacctaaccttacctataaagataggttaggttaggttaggtagggttggttaggttcggtcatatatctacgttatttttaactccaataaaaaaaattgacctcatacataatgaaatgggtagctttatcatttcataagaaaaaaattagagaaaatataataattcataaaaacttggcttattaggcaaatcgggccttgaatagtaggcatagaagtgcgttctggctattaggtacgacatatatatatatatatatatatatatatatatttagtgtgAAGTTATGTTTAAGGAGAATATGTTAAGTGTGACGATGGTTTGAGTGTGAGGATGAGTTGAGTGTGAGGATGGTTTATGAGTGTGAAGATGGGGCTAAGTGTGATGATAGGTTGAGTGAAACGGCTGAGTGCCTTTGAGGAAGAGTTGATGATGGATTAAGTGTAAGAATGTGCACTTAACTGATAAAGAACACAATAGTTCAGCGGGGCCAAGTCGCTTGTTCTCTATAAGGTATTCTTTCCTCACGTTTCGCAAGTTTTCCGCCTCACCTTTCTCACGGGtagccctcacctctcacccgtcgccctcacctctcactggccgccctcacctctcactggccgccctcacctctcactggccgccctcacctctcactggccgccctcacctctcactggccgccctcacctctcactggccgccctcacctctcaccggccgccctcacctctcactggccgccctcacctctcaccggccgccctcacctctcactggccgccctcacctctcacctgccgccctcacctctcacctgccGCCCTCACCTCTCACCGGCCGCCCTCACCTCTCACTGGCCGCCCTCACCTGTCACTGGCCGCCCTCACCTCTCACTGGCCGCCCTCACCTCTCACTGGCCGCCCTCACCTCTCACCGGCTCTTTTGAGGACCTCTGGTAAAATTATACAAGAGACTGAGAGAGGCccgaggtggcatctctgaggttaggttagattaggttagattaggttgggttaggttgggttagattcggttagattaggttgggttaggttgggttagattaggttagattaggttgggttaggttggg is a window from the Procambarus clarkii isolate CNS0578487 chromosome 48, FALCON_Pclarkii_2.0, whole genome shotgun sequence genome containing:
- the LOC138351006 gene encoding salivary glue protein Sgs-3-like, which encodes MEVCEEFNRKFQEVFTSQPVERSTRRHPVERSTRRTPVERSTRRHPVERSTRQTPVERSTRRQPVERSTRRTPVERSTRRQPVERSTRRQPVERSTRRQPVERSTRRQPVERSTRQTPVERSTRRAPVERSTARQLVERTSRRHPVERSTRRQPVERTSRRHPVERSCIDDNLSGTFL